From Hermetia illucens chromosome 6, iHerIll2.2.curated.20191125, whole genome shotgun sequence, one genomic window encodes:
- the LOC119659056 gene encoding piggyBac transposable element-derived protein 4-like, with product MSSGKKKLTDEEVREMIEDSDDEDFSNGSDEEFVPSGEELEDSEMEDVIEDIEYDRNYVCESQPNENDRNQASSSPSESTDEESDPVRGSPRQLPFEQQENLIWLSDVLALGRENFSGNPGVRNIEEILDEDRKVNIIKIFEYFLDDSLIEEMVTHTNNYAQTYQNVRSGLHSRMKRWKPVDKGDLKKFFGIIMFMGVKILPSIEHYWKLDILYYCPLMHSIQMSYNSLYVPPEVIVVDESMIKFYGRLRIKTYNPSKASSYGIKVYKLCTVTSYTWSYEIYAGASIQYEGLDKPGTVVAKLCEPLLDQGRVLIADNYYTSVPLAKYLKDRKTDLCGTLRKNRVGLPLNVTKSKLKKGQCVARQKDNYITVLHDKRDVLMISTCHGDEMTSVRTRLGETLKPNAVIDYNDAKKGIDVAGQLSSYHSPLHKSLTWFKQVAVDLLFRVAVVNARCIYNEYSTGAPLTMLEVQEQIIRHLLGPSANVTTPARPPSQGLSTHKLTEIPRRNNMLVRKRCTNCYTKLRKEGMPAASKAKQVHTECIQCQKAFCLDCFNNVHC from the exons ATGAGTTcaggaaaaaagaaattgaCAGATGAAGAAGTTCGAGAAATGATAGAAGATAGTGATGATGAGGACTTCAGTAACGGAAGTGATGAAGAATTCGTACCGAGTGGAGAAGAGCTGGAAGACTCGGAAATGGAAGATGTCATCGAAGACATCGAATATGATAGAAACTATGTTTGCGAAAGCCAACCAAATGAAAACGATAGGAATCAAGCATCGTCTAGTCCTTCCGAATCAACCGACGAGGAAAGCGACCCTGTAAGAGGAAGCCCACGCCAGCTTCCGTTTGAACAACAAGAAAATTTGATATGGTTAAGTGATGTATTAGCCTTAGGAAGAGAAAACTTTTCTGGCAATCCGGGGGTTCgaaatattgaagaaatattAGACGAAGATCGAAAAgtcaatattataaaaatatttgaatacttTTTGGATGATAGTCTGATTGAAGAAATGGTTACGCACACAAATAATTACGCCCAGACTTACCAAAATGTTCGAAGCGGACTACACAGCAGAATGAAACGATGGAAACCTGTGGACAAAGGcgatttgaaaaaatttttcgGTATAATTATGTTCATGGGTGTAAAAATATTACCGTCAATAGAACATTATTGGAAGTTAGATATTTTGTACTATTGTCCACTTATGCATTCCATTCAGATGTCATACAACAG TTTATATGTTCCACCGGAAGTTATCGTTGTAGACGAGTCGATGATTAAATTTTACGGAAGATTACGAATAAAAACGTACAATCCTTCTAAAGCCAGCTCTTATGGTATAAAAGTATATAAGCTCTGTACAGTAACCAGCTATACATGGTCTTACGAAATTTATGCGGGTGCCTCTATTCAGTATGAGGGGCTAGATAAACCTGGAACTGTCGTTGCAAAATTATGCGAGCCACTTCTAGATCAAGGACGAGTACTTATTGCTGACAACTACTATACCAGTGTTCCTTTGGCAAAATACTTAAAAGATCGTAAAACTGACTTATGCGGAACCTTACGAAAAAATCGAGTGGGATTGCCATTGAACGTTACCAAATCGAAACTGAAAAAAGGACAATGTGTCGCTAGACAAAAAGATAACTATATTACCGTGTTGCATGATAAACGTGATGTTCTCATGATATCCACTTGTCATGGGGACGAGATGACCAGCGTGCGTACGAGATTGGGTGAAACATTGAAGCCAAATGCCGTCATCGATTACAACGATGCAAAGAAGGGCATAGATGTTGCAGGCCAGCTTTCCTCATATCATTCTCCGTTGCACAAAAGTCTGACTTGGTTCAAACAAGTTGCTGTTGACTTGCTTTTTAGAGTAGCGGTGGTTAATGCGAGATGCATATACAACGAGTATTCCACCGGGGCTCCACTTACCATGCTAGAAGTCCAGGAGCAAATTATTCGACATCTTCTTGGACCTTCTGCAAACGTAACCACACCAGCTAGGCCTCCCTCCCAAGGGCTGTCGACACATAAGCTAACAGAAATTCCTCGACGAAACAACATGCTTGTGCGAAAACGTTGTACAAATTGCTACACAAAATTACGCAAGGAAGGAATGCCGGCTGCCTCGAAAGCCAAGCAAGTGCATACGGAATGTATTCAGTGCCAGAAAGCTTTTTGTTTAGACTGCTTCAATAACGTTCATTGTTGA